The nucleotide sequence GATGGTGAACTCGATATGAACCGGATCAATGGATGCATAATGTGTCACTGATTTGTAGATTCTATAAACATTGAAACGCTTATTCTTAAAACGTAAAATTGATGCTGGTGTCAGCATGGAAATGTAAGAGTATTACGTAAAATCCCTTTGGCCATCAACCAATGAAGAGCCTAGACGTAGGCCGTCTAGCAATTCCTTTAGAGAAATTATCGATCGCCTCAATAGACATTGTCCTTGGGAATCAATAGCTCCAATTTTTAATGGATTTAGACGCTAAAACTCTTGAGACGTGAGCTTTCTCGCGTATAGACTGAGTTTGTAGACGCTTTGTTTCCGTTGAGTATAAACATTGCTTTTCCTTAATACTTTCTTTATCTTTTTTGTGAAGTCTTGATCCTAGTTATGTATTTCAAAAAGTCTTCTAAAAATAAAAACTTGAGGTATTTAAGAGATCTTTAATAAGAAAGATTGCTCGAATTCAAAGAGAAAGCTAAGAGAAATTGAAGAATAAAATGTACTAGAAATTGTCTTCGATGCCTCAAACGATGGATAGATAACCCTTTGAGGAAACCATAGCCTGAAAAGGGCGATCGCTATAGTGACGGCATGGCATTGTGTGTCCGCTATGCAAGCTTTACAAGGTTGTTATGTCCTCGTGTTAGATCATCAGTCTGAAGACACTGAGCAATTACAGAGTCTTCTCAGACGGTTGCGCTGTTCGTGCGTGGTTATCAATACCGCCGAGCAGTTGCTTAACGTTGCAACGAAAGCCGTACCCTATCTCGTCATCGTTGGCGGAGATCAGCAGATGTGGTCGCCGGGGCTGGTCGAGCAGTTGCATTGGGTGAAAGGAGCCTACCGTTCAACGATTTTGGCGCTGACCGATCACCACGCTCCTAGTTGGCTACCCCAAGAGGAAAATCCTGGTTTCGATGGATTTTTGGTCAAGCCTCTGAGTAGCGATGTCTTAAGCTCTGTGATTGAGTCGGCACGGGTGCGCCATAACTATGCGGTCTGCCCGGAAGCCGTTTAGGGCAGATGTCCGACTGGTTGATGCGAGTTGGCGATCAGCATTGGCTAAGCTAGCTGGCAACAGCTATACAAGCCGTCAATCAAGCAAATTTACCTTGGGTGGTGAAATATCCGCTCTTGCCGGAGGCTGGCTGTACCGCCGACAATGAAAGTATGGGAAGGCTGGCTATAGGCAGACTGAACAGATGCAGCGTTCCTGATGTTGACCTATTCTCAGTGCCTCAGAGCAATCCTCTATGCAATTGGCTCCCATTTATCCGTTATTGCACCAAGTTTTAAAGCCTGCGTTTCCAAGTTGTCTTTGGACAGGGTGCTCAAAATCCCCCACGATCGCCCTCACCTTTGACGATGGCCCCCACCCCGACTACACCGAACCGCTCCTCCAGGTTCTCGATCGGCATGGCGTGACGGCCAGTTTTTTTTGGCTCGGTGCAAATGCAGACCATGCTCCCCATGTGGCTCGACAGGTGTTTGAGCGCGGGCACTGGGTTGGGTTGCACGGATATCGCCATGATTCCTTCCCCCAACTGTCCCTGAGAGACCTCCGCCGCAGTTTGAACCGCAACCAAAAGGCGATCGCCCAAGCTTGCGGTCTGGACTTGCCCTATGTGCGCCAACAGGTGCGCGATGTGCGTCCGCCTAACGGTCTTTTCACACCGCAAATTCTTCAACACTTGGAACGCTGGAACTATCGCCCGGTGATGTGGAGCGTCGTGCCTGAAGATTGGGTGTCGCCAGGAGTGAAGGTTGCCTCGGATCGGATTGTGCAGCAGGTGGGTAACGGCTCCTTGATCGTCTTACACGATGGCTATCACGGGGGACGAGATGTGGCGGCGATCGCTGATCATGTGATTCCCCGACTCCAAGATCAGGGATACTCGTTCGTTACCATAAACGACTTTTGGCACGTTCATCCGATGGCTGAGAGCCGATAATCCGGTATCCGCTATTCGGTTTTACCGTTCGATAGGGTGACGTACTCCCGACACCGATGCAAACATACGGTGCGGGCTTCTCCCACCGGAAGTGTTCTACCACTGGTTACCGGGTTCGAGCTTTTTATAGTGAGGAAGACGCCCAGCCCCACTGTTGACAATTTTTTCCACCAAGGAGGTTTGCTGTGCTGTTTCAAAAATGCTCTCTATTGCAACCTTGGAAACGGGAGACTTGCGGCCTAGGCCTACGGGTCGGTCAACTCCAGTTGTCGGTCGAAAGCGTACCTATCAGGGGAAATCAACCCTGCGATGCTTAGCCAATTATACCAGGCTGGCGGTTTGCTCGTCTCCCCTCTCCGCCGCCCCGCGATTGCTTGGCATAGCTGCAAGGGGGACTCGCAACCGCCCCGCTTTCATCCCGACACTCGCCTTCGGCAGAGTGCGGGGCTTTCACGGAGAAGCTAAAGGCTCGGAAATGCTGGGCTTGCTCTTCAATACGGCTAGCAAGGCGATCGCACACTAGGGTACAGAGTTCAAAACTCAGATCATCCGCCACGCTGTAGTAGGCAGAGGTGCCTTCGGTGCGGCGCGTCAGAATGCCAACTTGCAGCATTACCTTCAAGTGTTTAGACACGTTCGCCTGACTGGTGGCGGTGGCGTCAACCAATTCCTGAACACATTTTTCTCCGCCACGGAGCAAATTTAGGATGCGCAGTCGCATCGGTTCGGCTAACACATCAAAATACTCAGCAACTTGCTGAAGAACCTCAAATGGCACTGAATCAGAGAGTGACATGCCGGGGTAGGAGTGAAATAAGGGAGTAACGAAACACACTTGAATGCTAACTAAGACTATACCAGTCGGACTATAAATAGCGATGCAGTAATCTATGGCGTGGTGAGTTTCGGTTGAAATCACGGACGGGGTCGATGACAATGGAAGCGTTTTCCATTCCTGTCTCGTTTAGGGTTCCCGTTAACGTGCTTATATTAACGTTATTCTGAGACTGCTCAATGTTCTGCGATCGCTGTAGAGCCGAGACGATTTGCTCGTTCTTGCGGTTGGCTCTCGGACTTCATTTCTGATTTCAACCATGTCAACCTATTCCAATGGGCGCATTCTGCTGTTTGTCGTTGGACTTTTGACTGTTCTCGCCTATATACTTCTAATTCCGACGATCATGAATCCTAGTTCTGTTCCAGTTGCGTTACTGACTGAACCTTTTTTGCAAGCACCGACCCTGTCATCGGTGAACGTGGTTTGGTTCACTGAGTTTGAAGGAACTGACCATTGGGTGGACTATGGCGACGGGTTTAACCAGCGGGCGATCGCTACTACACGTAAACTCAGCCGGATGCGCGAGGATGCAAGGTCTAAGGTGGGTCAGCAGGTGGAGGAAGGCCAGGTGTTTACTACACCGACCGATCGGGCGATCTGGCGGCATGAGGCCATCGTAAGCAATCTTCCCGCTGGTGTGCGGCTTCCCTACCGAGTTGTGAGTCAAGACGGAAGGGCGATCGCCCAAAGTGCCGATTACACGCTGACGGCTGCACCTCCCCAAGGTAGT is from Synechococcales cyanobacterium T60_A2020_003 and encodes:
- a CDS encoding polysaccharide deacetylase family protein is translated as MQLAPIYPLLHQVLKPAFPSCLWTGCSKSPTIALTFDDGPHPDYTEPLLQVLDRHGVTASFFWLGANADHAPHVARQVFERGHWVGLHGYRHDSFPQLSLRDLRRSLNRNQKAIAQACGLDLPYVRQQVRDVRPPNGLFTPQILQHLERWNYRPVMWSVVPEDWVSPGVKVASDRIVQQVGNGSLIVLHDGYHGGRDVAAIADHVIPRLQDQGYSFVTINDFWHVHPMAESR
- a CDS encoding helix-turn-helix transcriptional regulator → MSLSDSVPFEVLQQVAEYFDVLAEPMRLRILNLLRGGEKCVQELVDATATSQANVSKHLKVMLQVGILTRRTEGTSAYYSVADDLSFELCTLVCDRLASRIEEQAQHFRAFSFSVKAPHSAEGECRDESGAVASPPCSYAKQSRGGGEGRRANRQPGIIG